The Quadrisphaera sp. DSM 44207 genome window below encodes:
- the pafA gene encoding Pup--protein ligase: MDRRILGLETEYGVTCASEGQRRLSADEVARYLFRKVVSWGRSSNVFLRNGARLYLDVGSHPEYATPECDDVRQLVVHDRAGERILEGLTVDAERRLAEEGIAGEVFLFKNNTDSAGNSYGCHENYLVPRTGEFSRLADVLIPFLVTRQVLVGAGKVLQTPRGAVYCLSQRADHIWEGVSSATTRSRPIINTRDEPHADAERFRRLHVIVGDSNMSETTTMLKIGAVDLVLRMLEAGVGLRDLSLENPIRAIREVSHDPSGRRPLRLVSGREASALDVQEEYLERAKAFVEEAGVRTPTDKRVLDLWERGLRAVREGDLALVERELDWVIKLRLLERYQARHGLTLADPRVARLDLAYHDVSRRRGLYNLLAARGMVERVTSDVEVFEATAVPPQSTRAKLRGDFVRAAQERRRDFTVDWVHLKLNDQSQRTVLCKDPFRSVDDRVDRLIASM; encoded by the coding sequence ATGGACCGCCGGATCCTCGGCCTCGAGACCGAGTACGGGGTCACCTGCGCCTCCGAGGGGCAGCGCCGGCTCTCGGCGGACGAGGTGGCCCGCTACCTGTTCCGCAAGGTCGTGTCCTGGGGGCGCTCGAGCAACGTCTTCCTGCGCAACGGCGCGCGCCTGTACCTCGACGTCGGCTCCCACCCCGAGTACGCCACCCCCGAGTGCGACGACGTGCGCCAGCTCGTCGTCCACGACCGCGCCGGCGAGCGCATCCTCGAGGGCCTGACGGTCGACGCCGAGCGGCGGCTGGCGGAGGAGGGCATCGCCGGGGAGGTGTTCCTGTTCAAGAACAACACCGACTCCGCCGGCAACTCCTACGGCTGCCACGAGAACTACCTCGTGCCCCGCACCGGGGAGTTCTCCCGCCTGGCCGACGTGCTCATCCCCTTCCTCGTCACCCGCCAGGTGCTCGTCGGCGCCGGCAAGGTGCTGCAGACCCCGCGCGGGGCCGTGTACTGCCTCTCCCAGCGCGCGGACCACATCTGGGAGGGCGTCTCCTCCGCCACGACGCGCTCGCGCCCGATCATCAACACCCGCGACGAGCCGCACGCGGACGCCGAGCGCTTCCGGCGCCTGCACGTGATCGTCGGCGACTCGAACATGTCCGAGACCACCACCATGCTCAAGATCGGCGCGGTGGACCTGGTGCTGCGGATGCTCGAGGCGGGCGTGGGCCTGCGCGACCTGAGCCTGGAGAACCCGATCCGCGCGATCCGGGAGGTCAGCCACGACCCCAGCGGGCGCCGCCCGCTGCGCCTGGTCTCCGGGCGCGAGGCCAGCGCGCTGGACGTGCAGGAGGAGTACCTCGAGCGGGCCAAGGCCTTCGTCGAGGAGGCCGGCGTGCGCACCCCCACCGACAAGCGCGTCCTGGACCTGTGGGAGCGCGGGCTGCGCGCCGTCCGCGAGGGCGACCTGGCGCTGGTGGAGCGGGAGCTGGACTGGGTGATCAAGCTGCGGCTGCTCGAGCGGTACCAGGCCCGGCACGGCCTGACCCTCGCCGACCCCCGCGTGGCGCGCCTGGACCTCGCCTACCACGACGTCTCGCGCCGGCGCGGCCTGTACAACCTGCTCGCCGCGCGCGGCATGGTCGAGCGCGTGACCAGCGACGTGGAGGTCTTCGAGGCCACCGCCGTGCCGCCGCAGAGCACGCGGGCGAAGCTGCGCGGGGACTTCGTGCGCGCCGCGCAGGAGCGCCGCCGCGACTTCACCGTGGACTGGGTGCACCTGAAGCTCAACGACCAGTCCCAGCGCACGGTGCTGTGCAAGGACCCCTTCCGCTCCGTCGACGACCGCGTGGACCGGCTGATCGCCAGCATGTGA
- a CDS encoding GNAT family N-acetyltransferase: MRLRRDAGTGHVGRLAVVPDARGRGLGAALLGAAGAAARGAGAARLELFTGAASSADPALHRRCGCAPGGTRPDPPGPRGPCAGARPRRAATT; encoded by the coding sequence GTGCGGCTGCGCCGGGACGCCGGCACGGGGCACGTGGGGCGCCTGGCGGTGGTCCCCGACGCCCGGGGCCGCGGGCTGGGCGCGGCGCTGCTGGGCGCCGCCGGGGCCGCGGCGCGCGGGGCCGGGGCTGCGCGGCTGGAGCTGTTCACCGGTGCGGCGTCGTCGGCGGACCCCGCGCTGCACCGCCGGTGCGGCTGCGCGCCGGGAGGCACCCGCCCCGACCCGCCCGGCCCGAGGGGCCCGTGCGCCGGGGCCCGTCCCCGCCGCGCAGCCACGACGTAG
- the prcA gene encoding proteasome subunit alpha yields MSMPFYVSPEQLIRDKADYARKGIARGRSVVVTEYEGGIAFIAENPSRTLHKISEIYDRIAFAAAGKYNEFENLRVAGVRYADLRGYSYDRADVTARGLANAYAQTLGTSFTTESKPLEVELVVAEVGPTPGTDQIYRLTYDGSVSDERGVVVMGGQAEQVAPELRSRWQPGLDLAGALRLALVGLAPDAAGGAPRQLGPEALEVAVLERDRSRRSFRRVPAAALSQLLGTPVTSPADGDGHPPGGGSGTPGGHSGLPDDVPPHTP; encoded by the coding sequence ATGAGCATGCCCTTCTACGTCTCGCCCGAGCAGCTCATCCGCGACAAGGCGGACTACGCGCGCAAGGGCATCGCCCGCGGCCGCTCGGTGGTGGTCACCGAGTACGAGGGCGGCATCGCCTTCATCGCGGAGAACCCCTCCCGCACCCTGCACAAGATCAGCGAGATCTACGACCGGATCGCCTTCGCCGCGGCCGGCAAGTACAACGAGTTCGAGAACCTGCGCGTGGCCGGCGTGCGCTACGCCGACCTGCGCGGCTACTCCTACGACCGCGCCGACGTCACGGCGCGCGGCCTGGCCAACGCCTACGCGCAGACCCTGGGCACGAGCTTCACCACCGAGTCCAAGCCCCTGGAGGTCGAGCTCGTCGTCGCCGAGGTGGGCCCGACGCCGGGCACCGACCAGATCTACCGGCTGACCTACGACGGCTCCGTCTCCGACGAGCGGGGCGTGGTCGTCATGGGCGGGCAGGCGGAGCAGGTCGCGCCCGAGCTGCGCTCGCGGTGGCAGCCGGGCCTGGACCTCGCCGGCGCGCTGCGCCTGGCCCTCGTCGGCCTGGCCCCGGACGCCGCGGGCGGGGCCCCGCGCCAGCTCGGCCCGGAGGCCCTCGAGGTCGCCGTCCTCGAGCGCGACCGCTCGCGGCGCTCCTTCCGCCGCGTGCCCGCCGCTGCGCTCTCGCAGCTGCTCGGCACGCCCGTGACCTCCCCGGCCGACGGCGACGGCCACCCGCCGGGCGGGGGGTCCGGCACGCCGGGCGGGCACAGCGGCCTGCCCGACGACGTCCCGCCCCACACGCCCTGA
- the prcB gene encoding proteasome subunit beta, which translates to MTDAPGLPAAFRRPGSASFTDFLGDHAPELLPGRRVLPTGAALEVPHGTTIVALTHPGGLVMAGDRRATAGSTIASRDIEKVFPADGWSCVGIAGTAGLAVELVRLFQVELEHYEKIEGAVLSVDGKANRLAAMVRGSLGLAMQGLAVVPLFAGYDFDREEGRIFGYDVAGDRREEREFATIGSGSVFARGSLKKLWRPGLSREEAVRVAVEALYDAADDDSATGGPDRVRRIWPVVATVGADGYARQDEEALAEVVEQVVTDRSRAQEGRRR; encoded by the coding sequence GTGACCGACGCGCCCGGGTTGCCGGCGGCCTTCCGACGCCCCGGCTCGGCGTCCTTCACCGACTTCCTCGGCGACCACGCCCCCGAGCTGCTGCCCGGGCGGCGGGTGCTGCCCACCGGCGCCGCCCTCGAGGTGCCGCACGGGACGACCATCGTCGCTCTCACCCACCCGGGCGGTCTGGTGATGGCCGGTGACCGGCGCGCGACGGCGGGCAGCACGATCGCCAGCCGCGACATCGAGAAGGTCTTCCCCGCCGACGGGTGGTCCTGCGTCGGCATCGCCGGCACCGCGGGCCTGGCCGTCGAGCTGGTGCGCCTGTTCCAGGTGGAGCTGGAGCACTACGAGAAGATCGAGGGCGCCGTGCTGAGCGTGGACGGCAAGGCGAACCGCCTGGCCGCGATGGTCCGCGGCAGCCTGGGCCTGGCGATGCAGGGCCTGGCGGTGGTGCCGCTGTTCGCCGGCTACGACTTCGACCGCGAGGAGGGCAGGATATTCGGCTACGACGTGGCCGGGGACCGGCGGGAGGAGCGGGAGTTCGCCACCATCGGCTCCGGGTCGGTCTTCGCGCGCGGGTCGCTGAAGAAGCTGTGGCGCCCCGGGCTCAGCCGCGAGGAGGCCGTGCGCGTGGCCGTCGAGGCGCTCTACGACGCCGCGGACGACGACTCCGCCACCGGCGGCCCGGACCGCGTGCGCCGGATCTGGCCCGTGGTGGCCACGGTCGGCGCCGACGGGTACGCCCGCCAGGACGAGGAGGCCCTGGCCGAGGTCGTCGAGCAGGTCGTCACCGACCGCAGCCGCGCGCAGGAGGGCCGCCGGCGATGA
- a CDS encoding ubiquitin-like protein Pup: MPGQEQQRPTRRDSSEVEELDEAPLPTSSSSTSEDDVDALLDEIDDVLESNAEQFVRQYTQKGGQ, encoded by the coding sequence ATGCCCGGCCAGGAACAGCAGCGACCCACCCGGCGCGACAGCTCCGAGGTCGAGGAGCTCGACGAGGCCCCGCTGCCGACGAGCTCCTCGAGCACGAGCGAGGACGACGTCGACGCCCTCCTCGACGAGATCGACGACGTGCTGGAGTCCAACGCGGAGCAGTTCGTGCGCCAGTACACGCAGAAGGGCGGCCAGTGA
- a CDS encoding HEAT repeat domain-containing protein codes for MPGPDPALPRPVPAPAPPQDPPAALEGLLAAREGTGSGFPAALSAHARARGADGALADARAWAASPDPAARLVALELLGVLTAPWSPPAPAPVRAELLAEAQRAAGSGEADLRWVAAKVLPSAGAGALPALLRLAADREPDVRWQVVSSLPLLADGPGAAGGEVLRALLAAAEDPDAEVRDQAVFGLAVQLEADTPAVRGALLRALQDAQRPDTAAQAARGLAARGEPRVLPALLQHLGAEDPADVDEGWVEAAAALADPRLLPALRRLREHDWADDETLAALLDGAVAACERGRRDA; via the coding sequence GTGCCCGGTCCCGATCCCGCCCTCCCCCGCCCGGTCCCCGCGCCCGCACCGCCTCAGGACCCGCCCGCCGCGCTGGAGGGCCTGCTGGCCGCCCGGGAGGGCACCGGCAGCGGCTTCCCCGCCGCGCTGAGCGCGCACGCCCGGGCGCGCGGCGCGGACGGCGCGCTCGCCGACGCGCGCGCCTGGGCGGCCTCCCCCGACCCCGCGGCGCGGCTGGTGGCCCTGGAGCTGCTCGGCGTCCTGACCGCACCGTGGTCCCCGCCCGCCCCCGCGCCGGTGCGCGCCGAGCTGCTGGCGGAGGCGCAGCGGGCCGCCGGGTCCGGCGAGGCGGACCTGCGCTGGGTGGCCGCCAAGGTCCTGCCCTCCGCCGGCGCGGGCGCCCTGCCGGCGCTGCTGCGCCTGGCCGCCGACCGCGAGCCCGACGTGCGCTGGCAGGTCGTCTCCTCCCTGCCGCTGCTCGCGGACGGGCCCGGCGCGGCGGGCGGGGAGGTCCTGCGGGCCCTGCTCGCGGCGGCCGAGGACCCGGACGCCGAGGTGCGCGACCAGGCCGTGTTCGGCCTCGCCGTGCAGCTGGAGGCCGACACCCCCGCCGTGCGGGGCGCGCTGCTGCGGGCGTTGCAGGACGCGCAGCGGCCCGACACCGCCGCGCAGGCCGCTCGCGGGCTCGCCGCGCGCGGTGAGCCGCGGGTCCTCCCGGCGCTGCTGCAGCACCTGGGCGCCGAGGACCCCGCCGACGTCGACGAGGGGTGGGTGGAGGCCGCCGCCGCGCTCGCGGACCCCCGCCTGCTGCCGGCGCTGCGGCGCCTGCGCGAGCACGACTGGGCGGACGACGAGACCCTGGCCGCGCTCCTGGACGGCGCGGTCGCGGCCTGCGAGCGCGGGCGCCGGGATGCCTGA